A stretch of the Candidatus Obscuribacterales bacterium genome encodes the following:
- the ureG gene encoding urease accessory protein UreG: MKPSVARLGVGGPVGSGKTALLECLVPLLTQRGIEVAVVTNDLLTQEDADRLKRKGFLPQERIVGVETGSCPHTAIREDPTMNLLAIAALEQNYPQLDLIFVESGGDNLASTFSYDLIDAYIFVLDVGAGDDIPRKNGPGFMQADLVVINKIDIAPYVGADLEVIRRDAAERRCHKPIAYTNCKTGEGLEQVLDFIDEKLLFHRSDHPKTDVA; this comes from the coding sequence ATGAAACCATCTGTAGCGCGGTTGGGGGTGGGTGGCCCAGTGGGCAGCGGCAAAACCGCCCTGCTGGAATGTTTAGTCCCCTTGCTGACCCAGCGGGGCATTGAGGTGGCGGTGGTCACCAATGACCTGCTCACCCAGGAAGATGCCGATCGCCTCAAGCGTAAGGGATTTTTGCCCCAGGAACGGATTGTTGGCGTCGAAACCGGGAGCTGTCCCCATACAGCCATTCGTGAAGATCCCACCATGAATCTATTGGCGATCGCTGCTTTGGAACAGAACTACCCCCAGCTTGATCTAATTTTTGTGGAAAGTGGCGGCGATAACTTAGCCTCTACCTTTAGCTACGATCTGATTGATGCCTATATCTTTGTCTTAGATGTAGGCGCTGGGGATGATATTCCTCGCAAAAATGGGCCAGGATTTATGCAGGCAGATCTCGTGGTGATCAACAAAATTGATATTGCCCCCTATGTGGGTGCCGATCTAGAGGTGATCCGCCGCGACGCTGCCGAACGTCGTTGCCATAAGCCCATCGCCTACACCAACTGTAAAACCGGCGAGGGACTAGAGCAGGTACTGGACTTCATTGACGAAAAACTCCTGTTTCACCGCTCAGATCATCCTAAAACAGATGTTGCCTAG
- the ureC gene encoding urease subunit alpha (ureases catalyze the hydrolysis of urea into ammonia and carbon dioxide; in Helicobacter pylori the ammonia released plays a key role in bacterial survival by neutralizing acids when colonizing the gastric mucosa; the holoenzyme is composed of 3 ureC (alpha) and 3 ureAB (gamma/beta) subunits) — protein sequence ADRLSLQKQLLPVRGTRSLSKADMVRNDACPAIEVDPDTFQVRVDGQLATCEPAQSVPLGRLYMFR from the coding sequence TAGCCGATCGCCTAAGTTTACAGAAGCAGTTGCTGCCCGTGAGAGGAACGCGATCGCTCTCCAAAGCAGATATGGTACGTAACGACGCTTGTCCGGCCATTGAAGTGGATCCGGATACCTTTCAGGTGCGCGTTGATGGACAATTGGCCACGTGTGAACCGGCTCAATCCGTTCCCCTAGGACGGCTGTACATGTTTCGATAG